ATCGCGAGAGCGGCGCAGGGTCTCGATCTCGTTTTCATGTCCCTTGATGCGCTTTTGCGTTTCCGCAAGCTCATCCATCACCATGATACCGGCCATCACTGTGAGGCGCAGATCGCCTATTTCGCCGAAAGATGATTTGAGATGGGTGACATATTGGTCAAAGCGATCGGCAAGCCCGGAAAGATGTTCTTCCTGCCCTTCGTCGCACGCCATGCGATATGCTTTGCCATCAATGGTAACGGTTACAGTCGCCATAGATCCCTTCTCCTATCGATCCAGCACGGCGCGAATGGTTTCCATCGCCGTCACCAGACGTCGCGAAACTTCGCGGTTTG
The Ochrobactrum sp. BTU1 DNA segment above includes these coding regions:
- a CDS encoding cell division protein ZapA; its protein translation is MATVTVTIDGKAYRMACDEGQEEHLSGLADRFDQYVTHLKSSFGEIGDLRLTVMAGIMVMDELAETQKRIKGHENEIETLRRSRDEALTSADQNDAALTGVLSDLAERIEQIAKRIAPRPGAV